The following is a genomic window from Sphingobacterium spiritivorum.
ACGATTTTTCCCGGGAGGAACTTTATAATCATTTTCAGCTGGTCAATCCTCAGTTTGTACAGCGTATTCCGCAATACCTTATAGCATCTTATCTTGGCTTTACACCTGAATACCTAAGTGAGATCAGGCGCAAAAAACGAACTTAAACTGGTTTAAGTTTTTTGTGTGATCTAACGCTTAACTTTGTCTTATAATCATTGAAAAACATATCATTATTTAATTAATATATTATGAGTGAGAGAATTAATATAGCAAAGTCAGAGCCTCAGGGATATAAAGCAATGTCCGGTCTCGAACAATATATTCAGGCTTCGGATGTATCAAAAACACATCTGGAACTGATCAAAATCAGAGCTTCACAGATCAACGGATGTGCATTTTGTCTCGATATGCATACGAAAGATGCCTTAAAAAAGGGAGAAACAAACCAACGCATATTTTTGCTGAATGCCTGGAAAGAAACCACTTTGTTTACCGAGGAAGAGCGTGTCATCCTAAGTATGACAGAGGAAGTGACCCTGATACATGAGCATGGACTTTCTGAAGCCACTTATCTCAAAGCAGTAGAATTATTAGGTGAGCAGTATGTTGCACAGGTACTGATGGTCATCGTGACGATCAACGGATGGAACCGTATAGCTGTAAGTATGCAATACCAGATTCCGGAATAATCTTTATTTTGAATGGACAGCAGCGTATCTTATTCCGCTGCTGCCCCTTTAAATTTTTTCCATTTTCGTATTCTGGCTCTTGCATTGATATATGGGGAGGCTGTATTGAATTGGATCATACGCCCCAGTGTCCACTTTTCATACCAGGACTCTTCATACAATTCACGATTTGTTTTACGCTCGATGAGTTGTAAAATATCTCCTACAGTAGTATCCAGACGTTTTAATAATTCAGGATAAGGAATAGTCTCGTAATCCCTGTAAAATTTTTGTGCAAGTATACCCAGCTGATTCCATTTATAGCCGGATTCCGGAAAATCTACTGTCTCCTGCATATCTTTTTTTCTATTCCATTTAAGAACCAGCTCCCCCCATCCGATAAGGTAGGAGACAAGATTGTGCACACTCATACAGGTATCTTTAGCATGCCCTTCCAGTTCGGGAATAGCAGTGTCAGCTAAAGTAATGTCCGCTAACTCTTTCTGTAGCTTGTCGTAATTGTCCGTAATTCCGTGCAACAATTGCGCTTTATTAGTTGGAATAGCCATTTTGCTTTTCAATAAGAAATCAGATGTTTGAGATATTCAATATACACAAAAACAGTAATACATCAGGCTTGTTTATCTAATGTTCGCACGGCTTTTTTTAAGATATAAAGCGTTTCTTTAGTCGGACTCTCCATCTTCCATCGGGAACAAATATCCAGTACAAATGCAGGATTAGTTTTACTTGCATCATTTAACCAATTGCCAACACTGTCTCTCACATATTTGGAAGAATCAGATTTTAATTGTTCGAGTACAGGCAATGCCAATTCAGGTTGTTTTTTCAGTATCTCGATATGTGCACACCATACACCTCTCGGTCGTATAGATTCAGATGCAAATCTTCTTATGTTTTCATTCTCATGAGCTGCCCAGACGGTCAGCACCCGTATACTCTCTTCCAGATGCCGTACAATACTGTTTCGAACAGCCATCCAGGCGATTTCCCGTACTCCGAAGTGACTGTCTGCTGCAAAAAACTGAATCTGATCCAGTTTTTCTGTAATGGACAAGTTCTCATTATTTCCCGTCAGATATGTGGCCCAGCACCTAACCATATCTGAGGGATGAGTTTTTAAAGCTTGCCTTATGTGCTGATCCGTATAAGAGATTGATAAAGTAAGTATTGTATTTCCGATGGCTTCATTAACAGTATTCACTGTTTTTTTGGGGAGCTTATCTATTGCTGCGGATACAGGTGCTATATAATGTTCCCTGCCCATTTGAGATAATACGTGCTTCAATAATATGTTCTGATCAATGGCGAGCCATTCCGTCAGATTAGCAGATTCGATCAATCCGCTGTTGAGTTGTTCCAATACCTCTGCAGGAATATCTTTTGCAGATCTGGTTCCTTTTCTTTTTTCGTCTTTCATAATTGTGCTATCAGCAAATCCGGATCTATCCTGTTGGTGTAGTCTGTATCTGCAAATGTATATAGAACCGTGTGATCAGTGTCCACAACAAATACTGCAGGAATAGGAAGTTCGTAGGTATCGTTTGCATTAAACGCTGCCAAATCAATTCCCAGCTCCTTGTAATAAGGTTTTACAAAATCCTGTAATTCGAAGGTAATCCCCAGCTTGCGGGCATAGTTATTATCCTTATCTGTCAGTACATCAAAATCAAGCTTATGTTGTGTAGCCATATTGCTGTTGCAGGATAAAGATTGCGGAGAAATAGCTACCAAAGTGGCCTTTTTATCCGATACCTGATTGAGCTGATTATTCAGTGCCCTGATCTGCAGATTGCAGTATGGACACCATATACCTCTGAAAAAGGCTATAATTAATTTGCCCTGCGAAAGGAGCTGTTTAGAACTTATGATATTATTGGCTACATTTGGTAATTCAAAATCCGGTAATTTTTCACCGGTACGGATTACTCCGGCTTCGATATTCCGCTGTTTCAGATCCTGTACGGATGCTTCAAAGGCCTGCACTGTGGAAGCCGGGAGTTGAGTATTTATTTGCGCGCGGAGCGCAGCTGTTTGTTCGGTCAGATTACTCATATTGTACGTAATTGTTTTTGCAAATATTTAAAAGTATTCCGGCTCTGACAATACCGCATAATTTTACCCCTATGGGTTAAAAAAGTCACTTTTTTATGAAAACAAAGGAATCAACGATTATAGAGAAAATTTGTCCTTTAGAATTTGCTGTTAATGCGATCAGCGGTAAATGGAAAATTCCTATTGTATGGCAGATCAATGAGGGCAAAAAAAGACCGAGTGAATTTTTGCGTGGTATTGGGACGGTTGATCGGCGGGTTTTGAACCAACAATTGAAAGAAATGGAGCAAGCCGGAATCCTGACGAAGGAACAGTTTGCTGAGTTGCCTCCCCGTGTTGAATATTCTCTTAC
Proteins encoded in this region:
- a CDS encoding carboxymuconolactone decarboxylase family protein, producing the protein MSERINIAKSEPQGYKAMSGLEQYIQASDVSKTHLELIKIRASQINGCAFCLDMHTKDALKKGETNQRIFLLNAWKETTLFTEEERVILSMTEEVTLIHEHGLSEATYLKAVELLGEQYVAQVLMVIVTINGWNRIAVSMQYQIPE
- a CDS encoding ClbS/DfsB family four-helix bundle protein — encoded protein: MAIPTNKAQLLHGITDNYDKLQKELADITLADTAIPELEGHAKDTCMSVHNLVSYLIGWGELVLKWNRKKDMQETVDFPESGYKWNQLGILAQKFYRDYETIPYPELLKRLDTTVGDILQLIERKTNRELYEESWYEKWTLGRMIQFNTASPYINARARIRKWKKFKGAAAE
- a CDS encoding DNA alkylation repair protein, with the protein product MKDEKRKGTRSAKDIPAEVLEQLNSGLIESANLTEWLAIDQNILLKHVLSQMGREHYIAPVSAAIDKLPKKTVNTVNEAIGNTILTLSISYTDQHIRQALKTHPSDMVRCWATYLTGNNENLSITEKLDQIQFFAADSHFGVREIAWMAVRNSIVRHLEESIRVLTVWAAHENENIRRFASESIRPRGVWCAHIEILKKQPELALPVLEQLKSDSSKYVRDSVGNWLNDASKTNPAFVLDICSRWKMESPTKETLYILKKAVRTLDKQA
- a CDS encoding peroxiredoxin-like family protein gives rise to the protein MSNLTEQTAALRAQINTQLPASTVQAFEASVQDLKQRNIEAGVIRTGEKLPDFELPNVANNIISSKQLLSQGKLIIAFFRGIWCPYCNLQIRALNNQLNQVSDKKATLVAISPQSLSCNSNMATQHKLDFDVLTDKDNNYARKLGITFELQDFVKPYYKELGIDLAAFNANDTYELPIPAVFVVDTDHTVLYTFADTDYTNRIDPDLLIAQL
- a CDS encoding winged helix-turn-helix transcriptional regulator, whose amino-acid sequence is MKTKESTIIEKICPLEFAVNAISGKWKIPIVWQINEGKKRPSEFLRGIGTVDRRVLNQQLKEMEQAGILTKEQFAELPPRVEYSLTPIGEKLVEALWLLNDWGKVLLEKEGLPADTDKHSY